Part of the Candidatus Deferrimicrobiaceae bacterium genome is shown below.
CGATGAGGTAGTCGATCTCCTTCCTTTTCAGGAGCAGCTTCCGGGTCCGCAGCGGGTCGATGACGCGCTGGTCCCCGTGCGAGTAGGGGGTGATGTGCATGTTCTCGACGTACGCCTCGTCCCCCCGGACCGTCCCGTAGGCGTCCTGGATGTTGACGCGCCCCTGGCGGATCGATTTGACCTCGTACCCGTGCAGTACCATCCCGCATTCGATGTTTTCGAGGATGTGATATTCGTGCCGGGCCCGCCGGTTCGTGGCGATCGTCTTCTCCGTCCTGGTCTTTTCCATTTCAGGGCCGCTCGTGGATCCTTTCGCCGGCGATGACGGTCAGCCGCACGTCCCTGTCCTCCACCCGGTCCACCATCCGGAAGAATTCCCATCCCGCATTTCCGCGGGCCGGGTCGTCGATCGCCACGAAATCGGCCGGGGCGCCGGGGAGAAGCGTCCCGGAAGAAAGCCCGAGAAGCCGGGCGCCGTTCTCGGTGGCCGCGCGGAAGAGGGAGCGGCACAGTTCCTCCTCGGGAAGGCCGCCCCGGTAGAGCCCGGCCGCCTCGCGCATCTCGTCCCACATGTTTAAGGATCCGACCGAGCCGAGGCTGTCGGTCCCGAGCGCGAAGGGGATCCCGGCATCCACGAAATGCGTCACATCCGGCAATCCGTTCCGGTGCGCGGCGTTGCTGCGCGGGCAGAGGACGAATCCCGCGCCGTCCGACCGCAACTCGTCGATTTCCGCGCGGGACAGATGGACATTATGCACCAGGATCACACCCTCCCGCAAAATCCCCGCCGTCCGCAGGTACGAGGGGATGGGCTCGCCG
Proteins encoded:
- the smpB gene encoding SsrA-binding protein SmpB, which translates into the protein MEKTRTEKTIATNRRARHEYHILENIECGMVLHGYEVKSIRQGRVNIQDAYGTVRGDEAYVENMHITPYSHGDQRVIDPLRTRKLLLKRKEIDYLIGKTRERGLALIPLRLYLKGPRVKLEIGLARGKKLYDKREDIAARDAKRDIERATRSRAKSRDRG